In Cyprinus carpio isolate SPL01 chromosome B16, ASM1834038v1, whole genome shotgun sequence, the following are encoded in one genomic region:
- the LOC109104890 gene encoding ribonuclease P protein subunit p25-like protein — translation MENYRKARTVEQPCPCPFPDLPSDTPEVRVKDGSKIRNLMRFALSRMEEKTASADHPGPHEGSEVSVGSVENLCRQIMFTGVGLSVAKAITCVEIMKRRVHGLHQHTKLVYRTVQEVWEPLEPEAGLDSLTVSRNVPSIWVLLSRDSLDKNQPGYQAPGSFDALWAQALKEEAAAPKHGQRRKRGGPGAGRTEGAGRGKGARKHPGRPGEPRKPLGHAGGGQD, via the coding sequence ATGGAGAACTACAGAAAAGCACGCACAGTCGAGCAGCCCTGCCCGTGTCCGTTCCCTGACCTGCCCAGCGACACTCCAGAAGTTCGAGTAAAGGATGGCAGCAAAATCCGCAACCTGATGAGGTTTGCTTTAAGCCGTATGGAGGAGAAAACAGCCTCTGCAGATCATCCAGGCCCTCATGAAGGCTCAGAGGTGAGCGTCGGGTCGGTGGAGAATCTGTGCCGCCAAATCATGTTCACAGGTGTGGGTCTGAGCGTGGCTAAAGCTATCACATGTGTGGAGATCATGAAACGCCGTGTACACGGCTTACACCAGCACACCAAGCTGGTCTATCGCACGGTTCAGGAGGTCTGGGAGCCCCTGGAGCCCGAGGCCGGCTTGGACAGTCTCACAGTCAGCAGAAATGTGCCTAGTATATGGGTCCTGCTCTCCAGAGACTCACTTGATAAGAACCAGCCGGGTTACCAAGCTCCAGGTTCTTTTGATGCCTTGTGGGCTCAGGCTCTCAAAGAGGAAGCAGCAGCTCCGAAACATGGACAGAGAAGGAAGAGGGGAGGACCAGGGGCTGGAAGGACAGAAGGGGCTGGGAGAGGAAAGGGTGCACGCAAGCACCCGGGTCGACCTGGAGAACCACGTAAACCTCTAGGTCATGCTGGGGGTGGGCAGGATTGA
- the LOC109104889 gene encoding uncharacterized protein LOC109104889: MLAVLLTILMFNQGLSLDNRGMSFITAFPENIAVYYQKTYNLFKITTLHPNTTIRVTYMANGRFKTNTSLAEGIVWTLNLTKQVEESQFMSSNKTFRITSDKNITVLSVSGWEGRFQSHVVQPEQNLGKVYHVPSLNYTKIATSFNLKMTSDVRFPPFRLMIINAVDMGKSVTIKRVDEKDPSQEETIKLDPYNLYQIEIIESVRQIYAEDKVAVILTHPCFDSNNCSCNMILNQLQPYVSNNNKDIFLMPPIFSARQLLVTTNEPFQVYKGWFTPYTGIWVQNSSNILPLLQNFRNNFSVISTTIQVSLRLISPGLVLDLIPISKFSGCYLVDLNSSRSGALVIANTSSADAVRINDQHLPPHISWNVINGTGYSWAVVEGKKISTIWHPFERIGVYMIERLEYNNTYGSAATVINTDPDDRGCLLTPEIFVLGEDEMSWFKSREYCMQNADLFARLNNESSQTKMALNMTREEPTEGWISLRRSLYSTDWYWKNEDTFSPNVDFTYWEKGQPEKPEKGLCASVSLDPNKNFKWKSARCCSKKKPVCYKRQKYFTLRDTL; the protein is encoded by the exons ATGTTGGCGGTTCTGTTGACTATTTTGATGTTTAATCAAG GGCTTTCATTGGACAATCGTGGGATGAGTTTCATCACTGCATTCCCCGagaatattgctgtttattatcAAAAGACCTATAACCTTTTCAAAATCACTACCCTTCACCCAAACACTACGATCAGGGTCACTTATATGGCCAATGGCAGATTCAAAACCAACACAAGCCTCGCCGAAGGAATCGTTTGGActttgaatttgacaaagcagGTTGAAGAATCCCAGTTTATGTCTTCCAATAAGACGTTTCGAATCAccagtgataaaaacatcacagtgctTTCTGTGAGTGGATGGGAGGGGAGATTCCAGTCTCACGTTGTCCAGCCTGAACAAAATCTGGGAAAGGTGTATCATGTTCCCTCTCTGAATTACACCAAGATAGCCACGTCCTTTAACCTCAAGATGACATCAGATGTCAGATTCCCGCCTTTTAGGCTGATGATCATCAATGCGGTGGACATGGGCAAAAGTGTCACCATCAAACGGGTAGATGAAAAAGATCCTAGCCAAGAAGAGACAATAAAGCTCGATCCTTACAATCTTTACCAGATTGAGATTATTGAGTCGGTGAGACAAATCTACGCAGAGGACAAAGTGGCTGTGATTCTGACCCATCCGTGCTTTGACAGCAACAACTGCTCATGCAACATGATTCTGAACCAGCTCCAACCCTATGTGTCAAACAACAATAAAGACATATTCCTTATGCCCCCCATCTTCAGCGCCAGACAGCTACTTGTGACAACAAATGAACCCTTTCAAGTCTATAAGGGTTGGTTTACTCCTTATACAGGTATTTGGGTGCAAAATTCTTCCAACATCCTGCCATTATTACAGAATTTTAGGAACAACTTCTCAGTTATTTCTACCACCATCCAGGTTTCCCTCCGATTAATTAGTCCTGGACTTGTTCTAGACCTCATTCCGATAAGCAAGTTCTCTGGCTGCTATCTGGTAGATTTAAATTCCTCACGCAGTGGTGCCTTGGTAATTGCTAATACATCCAGCGCTGATGCTGTGCGAATTAATGATCAGCATTTGCCTCCACACATCAGCTGGAACGTTATAAATGGCACAGGGTACTCTTGGGCTGTAGTGGAGGGAAAAAAGATAAGCACAATCTGGCATCCTTTTGAAAGGATTGGTGTATATATGATAGAACGCTTGGAGTATAACAATACCTATGGGAGTGCAGCAACAGTTATAAATACAGACCCAG atgATCGTGGCTGTCTGCTGACTCCGGAGATATTTGTACTTGGTGAAGATGAAATGAGCTGGTTCAAGTCCCGCGAATACTGCATGCAAAATGCTGATCTGTTTGCCAGGCTCAACAATGAAAGCAGCCAGACTAAGATGGCCTTAAACATGACACGAGAAGAACCCACGGAGGGCTGGATCAGTCTGCGTCGCAGCTTGTACTCAACAGACTGGTACTGGAAAAACGAGGATACTTTCTCACCTAATGTGGACTTCACTTACTGGGAGAAAGGACAGCCTGAAAAACCGGAGAAAGGCTTGTGCGCCTCGGTTTCCCTGGATCCCAACAAGAACTTCAAGTGGAAGAGTGCACGCTGCTGTTCTAAAAAGAAGCCTGTTTgctataaaagacaaaaatacttcaCTTTACGAGATACTTTGTAA